In the genome of Pseudorca crassidens isolate mPseCra1 chromosome 14, mPseCra1.hap1, whole genome shotgun sequence, one region contains:
- the FBXO48 gene encoding F-box only protein 48, giving the protein MKKNSKRNHSSRVSDLELNSADAEKEKKERQNNFVELLPPEVTFKIFSQLDIWSLCRASVTCRSWNHTIRHSDALWKPHCLTVRAVCQREIDDDLESGYPWRVILLRNYQKSKVKHEWLSGRYSNICSPISLPEKIMYPMDADTWGEILEAELER; this is encoded by the exons ATGAAGAAAAACTCCAAGAGGAACCACAGTTCAAGGGTTTCTGACCTAGAATTGAACTCTGCGGAtgctgagaaggaaaagaaagagcgtCAGAATAACTTTGTTGAACTGCTGCCTCCAgaagttacttttaaaattttcagtcagCTGGACATCTGGAGTTTGTGCAGGGCTTCAGTGACGTGCAGGAGCTGGAATCACACAATAAGACACAGCGATGCCTTGTGGAAACCTCATTGCCTGACTGTGAGAGCTGTATGCCAAAGAGAGATAGATGATGATCTAGAGAGTGGTTATCCCTGGAGG GTAATACTACTGAGGAATTACCAGAAGAGTAAAGTGAAACATGAATGGCTAAGTGGCAGATATAGCAACATATGTTCTCCTATCAGCCTACCAGAAAAAATCATGTACCCAATGGATGCAGACACATGGGGGGAAATTCTAGAAGCAGAACTGGAAAGATAA